In the Gemmatimonadota bacterium genome, GGGATGAAGAAGAACGGAAAAATTTCAAAATCAAAAAGCACTATAGTGCCAAATGTCATAAGGGCGTTTGGGACACAGGAGTTGACCCAACACTTAAAGGCAAACTCCAAGAAGTTTTGTTGGAAGGCCGGAAGAACGACTGTTTCTTTATCGAATATCAGCCAAGCATGTTATTTTCAGCAGCTGATGAACGATTTCGGATTCTCAACGACCACCGTCAATTAAAACGCAGTCATCTGTTCACACAAATCGGTTTGGTAATTGCGGCTTTCGGCTTATTTGCGAATATCGTCATAGAAATACTCAAGTCTTTGGGGATTATGTAAAAAGACCATTGAGCGGTCGGGACTGTCTCTATTACAAAAAAGATGGGTATTACAACGTGCAAAATGTTATACATTTTTCATGCTCTGATTCGGTGAAATCAGAGGGGTTGGCTTATGTGAAAGTCGGTGACAAGATAGGGCATATCGACAAGGCAGGGAAGATTGTTATTAACCCACAGTTTGACGATGTTGGGAATTGTCGTACTCAAGGCGATTTGAACCCTTGACTTTTCGAGGTAGCGCATTATATCTTTTTGATGCTTGTTTGTTACAACTGGCCGGTAAGAGGTGAGACTTACCGGCTTTTTTTAAATTGGGCATTGACATGGTGAAGATTGAACATATCCTTGAAAGGCTGGACAACTGGACAGATTACGATGAGGCGCAAATCCGGCTGCTCCTGGGGGTCAATCAGAAAAAGGCGGGTATATCGAGGTGGGCCGCGAACAAGCTCATAGACGGACTGTATCCGGGCCACACATACCAAATTTTCGCATCCAGATAAAGGCGTATTTGTAGAGTTTGAATTGAGTGAGCGAGAAGGAGGCCACACTTTGAAAACAGAAACCGCCTGCGCGAATTGCGATGCATTGAAAAGGAAGCTGCGTGAAACATCTGATATTTTGATGAGGGAACGCGCAGGTCGTTTTGCATCAAAGGCGGCGGGGGATTTTGGCGATACAGCTTTGCGAGCAGAGGAACTATATCGGGATGGGGAACCAAAAGACGAACTTTCGGCGCGGATCCGCCTGTTACCTTTGCGGGCAAAAATGATTGAGATTGAGGAACGCACCGAGAACATCAAAGCACAAAGGGGATTGATAAACGCCAGGACAGACCAGGCCGTTCTCAATCAACATCTGACGCGCCAGAAGATCAGGAAAATGGAATTGGAGAATTGAGCAATGATCGAGCTTTACAGAACGGAGCTACCTTTTTACAGAACTTTTTGGACTTGACCCCATTTTTTTAAATCGCGGTATCAGCATAAACAAGAGAGGACGAATGATATGTTATTGAATAAAGCAGACATGAAACACTGTGCCCTTATGGTGGTTGTCAATAATGAACTGTACAAGCCTGGTAAAGAGACGCCCTATGACGCGGCACGTTTCGCTTGGCCGGTTAATCTGCGTAGAGCCGAGAAAGTAGAAATCGTGCTGGTGAGCTATCATCGAAGCATCATTGAGGTCTTCTTTGTTGATGAGTGGTTGCCTGCCACTAAAGAACACTTTCCTGAATTCACAAATGAAATAGAGTCAAACAGATTTGGATTTGTAGGCCGTCTGGCAGATGAAGAAATCAGAAAGTATTACACTGGCAGACGGACTGGAGATGATGTGAGGTGTCACGGAAGCGGCTTCAGGTATTTGCCATAAAGAAAAGGATATGGGGCGTCAAGATGTTGTGGTTTTGATGCTCGATCAGGCAGCCTTAATTTTACCAGTAATCTAATTTACCTGGGGCATTAGCGACCGGGCTGGTCGGGGAATCCATATTTAATTTTGGGGCGTTTCGATCCACTTTTTGTCGCCTGGGATATGATTGGGCACAAATCGCTGTGTTTCAAGGCGTTGTCTGAAATTCTGTCCCCATGGGGCATTTGAAGTGAACGTTTTTGTCGCCAGGGAAATAAAAAAGGCCGCTGATCATTTGCAGATCGGGAGCCTTTACAAAAGGAGATAAAAAAATTGAATGCCGAGACTAAAAAACAGTTCAAGCGGGTAAGGCGGACGGTATGGGATGCAGTAGAGGAATTGACGCAAGGACGAAAGGATTTTGAATTTTCGCCCAAAGATGTTGAATTGCATATCGCAGAAAAAGAGCCGATGTTCAAGCTGTCCAACGTGTCGGCTCAACTCATCGCGGATTGCGTCAATCATCCATCACGCCACCACCATATTGGGAATCAGGACTTATACTGGTGGGAGGGACGGGGCAGGTATCGGCTATATGACCGTGAAAAAGATTCAACCCTTGCCCCAGGCGATTAGTTCAGCTGCCTGGCCGAGCCTCCCACGACAAAGCCCGTCAATCTCTCGCAGATCGGCGGGCTTTGTCTCAACGGGCTTTTTTCTGCTTTTCGGCATGCCGAATCATCTCGTTCATGCTGTTTAGGCTGTGAACTGTGACAACACCTGCTGCAAGTGGCAGAGAAGCAAAGTCATGCATGGCCAAGGCGATCTTCTTTTGTTTGGAATCTGACATTCGGGCAAATTTGCGATTGGAGCGAAGAGATTGGAAAAAGTTCTGGACGGCGGCTTTAAATTTTGGTTGGTCCTCTGGTAAAACTTTTCCATTCCCCCTTTTGGCCATATCTATCATCCGAGCGGTCATAAACCAGAATTTTATTCTCACATCGAAGTCGTAGAAAAGATTCTGCACGTCATCAGGATAAGGGAATTTCCAGAGATTAGAATTCGAAGCGAACCGATATGCCGCAGATAATTCTTTGGGCAAATCGTGTCCCAAACCGCCTTTGGGTGGCCAAGGTTCGCGAGCATCAGTAACGTGTGTTGTCACCAATACAAAAAGGATGACAGTGAAATATCGTGTCATAATAAGCCTCTTTTTGGATGAAATTTTATTGCCAGCCAAGGATTTTAGCATCGGACAAACTGAACGCAGAATATTCTGTTCCACGGAAAATGCTCTTGCCTGAAACAATCAATTCTTTGGCCGTGCCTCTATCCAGCGCCTGGTAGTATCCGAGCAGAGCCATGTGTGTTTCAGTATGATTTTCTTTGGGAAAATAACAGAAATACGTAACCTGTGAACTCGATCTTATGGAAGGGTGCTTGCCTACGATTTCGATGTAATCAGAGACTGAGCCTCCTCTGATTGTTCCAGTCGCAACTATTGGATGCGAATACATTAAATTTGCATTCTCCCGAAGGTATTCATTGTTATTGTAGAGATTTGTAATTACTACAATAAAAAAGATCAATATCAAGACGATTCCCGACCATGTGAACATGACTACATTCATAGAGAGAGTAATAGTTCGAGGTTTTAAAATCTTATCAATTGTGGTTTTAGCCCAAGCTTTAGCCCGTGGAATGATGTTTCTTGTCGAAAATTCAATGTGAATCTTCATGTCATCTCCTTTTTAATTTTGAATAAATTATCGCCATTTGATAATTTTGCAATACGTCAGCCAAAGTTCGCTCGCGGGTGTTCCAGGAGAAGGTGCGGGCGACATGAGTCCAGTAAATATTATTTTGGTTACTTTTCCCGAAGCCAATGCCTGGTCGAATTGGGTTTCTGCGGAATTGGTATCATGAAACAATCTAAAACACTTGTACGTCACAGGTATGCTTTTTCTGCCGTCTTCAAAGACAGGGCCTTCTAATAGGACATAGGGGCTGCCTGTATCTGAGGTGTCTGTTTTTACAAAACGCCCTTCAGCTAAAATCTTGTAAGACACCACATCCATCCATTGGTCAAACAGCCTATCATGTGTCTCCTCAAGATCTGAGATGAGCAAGATGAAGTATGTGGGGACCAGAATCACGAGTGACACCACAACCATGATTCTCTGTATGGTGATTTTGACTCTGATTGTTTTCATGACGATCTCCTCCTATAAAATGAGACCGCCGCACCCGCCACAGAACAAGTGTAAGTGATTGATTTCTTAACACTTGACAGCAAGTGAGCAATTATTTATCATTCGTTCTGCGAATTTACAAATCTTTACATTTGGTGGATACGGCGGCCAAAATGTATTCGTTGGTCGATGCATTTTTTACTTCGTATTCGCCATCTGCTGGGGGTCCCAATTTAGCGCGAATTTTTTGGGTACGATGTCATAGACTTCAATGTATAAAATCATTTTTTATGCGTCAATGCATTTTTCCTGGTCAATCAATCAAACCATTCGTCTAATTTCTCACTCGCCCGTTTCTTTACTTCGGGTGTGATGTGGGCAATAACGGCTGATAATGTACCGGCCAGGATGCCCAGATCATCCGTGAGTCCTGCGGGCAAGAAATCCGGTATTGCATCGAGCGGGGCAATGAGATAAGCCAATGCGCCATATATCAAAACCCTCATCCATCGGGGTGTCTCGGCTGATTCGGCGGTGTAATAAAGCTGTAAGGCTTTCTCGACCACCTCTTGTCCGGCTTTCTTTGCGGTCGTGTTAATTTTCTCCCAGAAACCTGCTTCCGTGTATTTCTGATCGTCTTTCATTTTGCAACGGTCTCCGTATTTGCCGCACAGGACAAGCCTGGCGGGCGTGATTGGATGTGCCGGAATAATTCGGCCAAATGAGTGGAATGAGTGGGGAGATTTTTTGGACTTTTGGGAGCGTCACAGTGGGGTCTGTGACGGGATCAGGATTTTACAAGTTGTCCTTCGAGGGTGTGCCGTCCACTCAAAGAACACCTTTGGACTTCTCAAGGCAATCCTATGCTGTCAGAAAATTCAAGTTCCGTGTTGTCTGCGCGGATCAATTCGCCGCTCAAATACTGCTCCAAAATTCGGCTGATCACAATATTCCGAGTGCCCCACGAGTTCGAGGCCGCCCGGTCAAGACGAACAACAATGCCGCGCGGGATCTTTGCCGCAATAATGACCAGTTCCCTTTTGGGTGGTGGTCGGCCATTGGATTTGCTCACGATGCTTTCCTTTCTGTGGGTTGTAGATTGAGGCGGCTTCTTTCTAACCTTCTTTAAGCCGCTGAAAGCAACAGTCTGGCGGGGTATCTGTCGCCTTTGCGTACCCAGCCAGGTTCTATGTGCGGCTCTGATCCCATCGAAATACGGGATCCGTCCACAAAGCAGATTGAGTCAATCTTATTGACACTTTCGATCTCCAGCTTTTCGTTTGCCACAATAGCGTCAATATCGCCCTGGTGTTTTTGCCACAAGCGCAAGGCGATGGTATCGGCAATATCTGATTTATACATCTCGAAGTCTTGCTCTTGCAAGTCCTCAATTCTGCCTTTCATCCGCTTGATTGATTCCATTGAGATCTCCTTTGAATGTGTTCTCGAGTACGACTATTCGGACGGAATATGTGGCACTTCGCGCCTGACCATTGGGGCGTCAAAGTCGATGGAATTTGAGTAGTCCAAAAGTGTATCGTCGGCTCTGATCAATTCACCGGAAAAGTATTGTTCAAGCACGCGGCGAATGACCATATTGCGACTGTCCCAGGAATTGCCAGCGGCTTTGTCCAAGGTGTGTAACAGCTTTGCGGGCAATTTGATTGAGATTTGTTTCAGGTTGCTGGTTCTGGGGCGTCCAACGGGACGTTTAGAATTTTCCATTTGTCCCCGATCCTTTCTATTCGGGTTTAGGAATCACCCATAATGCGGATGATTGGGGCGTCAAAAACAATGCTGGCCGAATAGTCCAAAAGCGTCAAATCTTTCCGACGCAATTCTCCATTGAAATACTGTTCCAGGACGCGGCGAATAATCATGTTCCGGGTGTCCTGGTTTTTCTCAGCAGCCAGATCGAGTTGTGCTTGAAGACGGCGGGGGATTTTGATTGAGAATGTTACCAGGTCGCTTGTTCGCGGTCAGCCAACGGGCCGTTTATGAATAAATAAACCTCTTTTGTCGAAAACCACCTGACAGATTTTAGGCGTGTAGGTCTTTTGGTAGCGAGCATTTAAGGGCTTATCCAATTTAAGTACTTCGGCATGTTCTCAGTCTAACGCTTCCCTGCGGGTTAGACCGGACGCGATACATACGCATTCCCATTTGACACCAGCGCGAATAAGTATCCCCACCTTGTTTTGTGTCTGCTGATGCTTTTTCAGGCGGTTTTGAATCCCGACTCCTGTAATGCCTATATATTCACTCCCATCTTCAAAGGTGATTCGATAGACAAAATAATTGGCTTGTTCTGATAATGGCGTACTCATGTGTGCCTCCCTTCAGATGTTACGCACAATAGGCTTTTCACTTGCCATAAATGAGTTTGGCAACTGCGTTTTGTTGTGTTGATGTGTTTGCTACGCGGCTCAAGGTCTCGATGTAAAGAAACGTGCGAAACAGCATTATTTAAGCTGTCTGAGAGCGATTAACAAGTGTCCCTCCCCCCAGGCACTTTTCAAATAATCGCTCTCAGACGCCTTTAGGTTTATCAATCTTTGTCAAATGCCCGGCTTATCAGGTCGCTCGCTTCCTTTTTGGTGATACGAACCCCACCATCAGGCGGCGGCGTGTTCAATTTCTTTTTAATCTCATCCTTCAGGTCGGGATCCGTCTTTGAGGATTTTGAGATGTTCTGAAGGGCAACAATCTGTTTCGATGTCGCAGGTGAGGGATCATTGCCAATATCATATCGCTCTGGGCCTTGTTCACGCGGGGGTGGGTTTGGGTCGTTAAGCCAATCGTGCCCGGGATCCTCAAACGGATCTCCGTTGTAATGCCTATTACTGGACGCCTGGCGGCTGGCGTTGTCGTCGTCTCCATCGTAGAGATGCAAACCAATCCCGAACATACTGCAACACTTTTTCAAAGCATCGACACAGGCGGTTTTCATTGCGTCTCCCAGGGGGAAACCTCTATTGATGTTGCCGTGCCCGTAGTTTTCGCGCGTCACAATTCTGCCATCCTCAAGCGTGATCGACAAAGAGCCTTTGACGCCCACAGTGGTATCGGTAAGCCCTGCAACTTCTGTGTGGAAGCTCCAGGAGAAGGGAAAGAGCCGATCAAGGCGGCGCGTGTAATCAGGGTGTCCCACATAGGACAAGTCTTTGCCGCCGGTTCCTGCGTCATTGCGGATTTTTTTGGCTTCCTGGGGAAAAGGCACATAGCACTCGCCAACGATAGCCTCAACATCGACCTCTGGGAGCAGGTTGGCGGTTTCTGCTGTGATTGCTTCCATTGGTTTGATTCCTTTCAATGGTTGGGGGTTATGGGCGACCACTGGGGCCGCCCAGGTGGTTAATCGTCGAAGTCCTGGACAACGATTCGATCCTCACCCAACGCCTCGATGATTGTGCCAAACTGTTCTTTGGCGGCCTTGGGAGATGGATAGCGCACGATCTCGGTATTGCGGCCATTGCCTTCAAAGACAATATCGCGGCCTGTCAGTGAGATGTCGCGGGATTCGAGGGCAAGTAATCGGCGGCCATTTTGTAGCCACATGGGTCAATTCCTTTCGGGTAGTGGGCTAACATTCACCATCGGTGTCCGCATCGGCAAAGCTGTTGGAAGTCAAAAACTCATAGGCTTTGTTGAGGACAAGGACAGCCTTCGGTATATCGTTCACCTTTAGGCTATTGGTGGTCTGCCAATTCCCATCTTTGTCCAAATAACTGCGTTGAAACGAGACGGTGCGGACAGTGAACTTTTCCTCTCCACGCTCAAACTCCTGTTCGAAGATTGAGGCCGAGCAAAGGCCGTGACGAAAAGTGATTTCAGGGGTCGGCATGTGTTTCTCCTTTGTGATAGTGGACTGTTTGATTGCTTGTGCAATCTCTGGTGGTGCATCTTCATATTTTGGCATTGAGCGATCCTTTCAAGTGGTCAGGCCGCAAAATCCGTATCCCACGAAAAGCAGTATTCCTCTGGCGACTCGGTGAACTTCTGGCAGAGCTTTTCCAATTTATCGACAAATTCCTCTGGCTTGACTGTGATTAGGCCGAAGAATTTGAGACGCACAACAAACTTTTCTGGCATGTGGTTGGTGGTTTCTTCTGGCATTGGGTTTTCCTTGTGTGTAGCGGGCGACCACCAAGGCCGCCCAGGTGATTGATTTTGGCGATCAAAAAACATTCGCCTCTTTCATGCTCAAAAACCGATCCGATCCGACGATCAGATGATCGAGCACCTCAATCCCCATAATCTCGCCAGCCTGCACAATACGGCGCGTGAGTTCAATATCTTCGCGGCTCGGACAGGTATCTCCTGAGGGATGATTATGAATGCAGATGAGACTACAAGCACTTGTAGCCAGAGCAGGGGCGAACAGTTCGCGCATGTGGACGATTGAGGCGTTCAAAGACCCCACGCTGATTGTTTCGGTCTTAATGGGAACATTTCTTGCGTTGAGAAAGATGGCGACAAAGTGTTCTTTCTTGGCGTCCCTGATGTGGCGAACCTCTGGCAACACGTCAGCGGGGGACGTGATAGGCTTATCTATCCCCATCCCTCTGTCCAGGACACGGCGGGAAAATTCCAGGACGGCTTGCAAGGTGATCTGTTGGGCGGGCGTTAAGTCGTTGCCTTTAAGTCTGCGGTCGATAATCTGTCCTGGGGGATGTTCAAGATCGAAGTCCGCCAATTTTTCGAGCGGGTTTTTCCGAAGGAATGACCGCAGTTTTGGCAACACATCCAGACCATTGCGTTGGGGTATGCGGAGAACGAGGGCCAGCAATTCCTCATCTGGCAGACTTTCAGCCCCATTGCGCTGAAGCCGATAGACGGGTTGCTCACATTCAAAGACGCCATTTATTTTGTACATTTACGTTTTCCTCTATGGTGATTGGTTGGAGGTCAATTATCCGAAAATCGCCTTTGATGCAGCAGCAGCGGCATCGTTTTTGTCGGTGTAGTCCACTCCATTGATCCGATAGATTTTCTGCTCATCTTCGGCTTTGCGAGCTGGTGCAGGAACTGACGCACTTTCAGACGGCTTTCCATTGGGGGAATTTCCACCATTGGGCGGGTGATCCTGGCTGTACCGCCGGGGGGGATATTCACCACCGCCATTTTCCTTGTTGGCGTGATACTCGGCCTTGCGGTCGGCAGAATCCTTTTTCGAGTCATCACGGGCTTTGAGGCGCTTCAGGGCTTTATCAATGACGCGGCTGGTGGCTTCCTCTGTGGCCTGTGGCGAGCAAAGCCAAACCGATGTCCTGTGCGCTTCTTCAGCGGTGAACGTGCTTGACAGCATCAACTTTTGCAGAAAGGCGCGTTGTTTGTCTGTCGCCATTGGTGTTGCAATTTCCATCGCTTTCTCCTTTCTTGAGGGAACACCTGTCAAGGTGTGCAGTACTGTTTTGCCCTGGTGAGTGTGTCGGCACTCGCCGGGGCTTTTTCTTTTTTGTTGGGAGTTGTGTTTTCCGGCCTAATAGGAGTTGCCGCACGTTCCGGGCCCATTTCTTCGCGATCTTATATTTTTCTTAAATATCAATATAAACAAGGCTTTAATTTTATTTTTCAAATATACTTGCGGTATTGTACATGTGAATGTATTATTAAGGCTTTCACGTATTTTTCACCTTACAAGAGAGGTCCAAAATGGCATATAGACGCGAGGCGGTGTATCCCTGCAAATTTCTTGTTGGCTTTACACAAGAACAGCGCGAGGCTTTGGAAGTGATAGCCGAGCGAGATAAGAGGCCCATTGCTGGCGTTGTGCGGGCCTGCGTTGATGAGTACTTACAAAGGGTAGAAGGCAGGCGGTGTGGTCGGCGATCAGACAGGCGGGCAAAAAGGTGATTCCGGGATTCCATTTTCGGGATTCTCGGATTCTGGTTTCTCTTTCGAGAGACCATTTTTCTTCACTGTTTTTATACCCGTTTTTTTGGCAAATCGCATAAAGGAGACGCCTTAACCTTGGCGGTGCGATTTTTCATTCTAACTTGGGGGGACGCGGACAGAAAAGGCGAATAATTCGGTATCGACCAGGCCGAGATTTTGCGGAGATTGGTGGACAGGTATTTGGAATCCCTTTTGGATCGGGATAGTGCAGAGTAAAAAACGAAGCCCCCGGCCAGTTCAGTGACCGAGGGCTTCAAAACTGCATAAAAAGGATAAGCACAAGTTAAGTTTTTTTTGCAAAAAGCAAAACACTTTTTTTCGGCGGCCTTTCCAGACAGGCCGACCGAAAAACACGACAATTTTTCACAGGAGGTTTGACGTATGGTTCTATAATCGGGAATCCGAACATTTGACCTGCCTGGAGACTGGGACGCAAGTTGTTAGATCGGCGAGTGAGTTGTGGTGGCGTGGGAATGTGATCGACCGGCCAGTTGAACAAGACGGGGTGATTATTGCCAAATGTGATTCGCGGTGGCACTTCCAGACAATAGCCGAGGCGTTACTGGCAAAGGGCGAGTTGGTGGGCTATGTTGGAGAAGTCAAGTATCCCGTACCTGGGGAATAAAAAATACATCGCCAGGGTCACAAGGAACACCTGGCGATGGGTAAGCATGAGGTTTGAACAAGATAGGTAATTTTTCGAGGATTGACAAATGAGCAGTGAAAAAATGATAAATGAGCAGTGGGCAGCGATCTCCAAAGATGTTGCGGTGATGCTTTGGGGACAACCCAATCAAAGACTATCCAGAGGCGACAAGTTGCGCTGGGGTACTCGGGGATCCAAAAGTCTGGATGCGAGGAAAGGCTTGTGGAAAGATTTTGAAACCGACCAGGGCGGCGGTGTTCTCGATCTTGTGGAAACCGAACGACAAACTGACCGGGCCGGGGCGATCCAGTGGTTGAAAGACAACGGCTTTATAGGGAATCGAAAATCCATCAGGCGTTTTGTGGGGAGCACTTCACCACAACCTGCCAGGTGGTCGGATCGAGCAAAGAGGCCGCCAAAGTCAGAAAAGCAAACCGAGCCGAGCGGTGAGACGGACAAGGCGCAAAGGCTTTGGACTGAATCTGAACCAATACTGGATTTTGTTTTTGAACATCCGGCTTGGCGTTGGGTAACAGTGGGCGATAAAACAGGTATCGTTGAGCCTGGAGCGAC is a window encoding:
- a CDS encoding ribbon-helix-helix protein, CopG family; its protein translation is MENSKRPVGRPRTSNLKQISIKLPAKLLHTLDKAAGNSWDSRNMVIRRVLEQYFSGELIRADDTLLDYSNSIDFDAPMVRREVPHIPSE
- the radC gene encoding DNA repair protein RadC; its protein translation is MYKINGVFECEQPVYRLQRNGAESLPDEELLALVLRIPQRNGLDVLPKLRSFLRKNPLEKLADFDLEHPPGQIIDRRLKGNDLTPAQQITLQAVLEFSRRVLDRGMGIDKPITSPADVLPEVRHIRDAKKEHFVAIFLNARNVPIKTETISVGSLNASIVHMRELFAPALATSACSLICIHNHPSGDTCPSREDIELTRRIVQAGEIMGIEVLDHLIVGSDRFLSMKEANVF
- a CDS encoding DUF1232 domain-containing protein, with amino-acid sequence MKDDQKYTEAGFWEKINTTAKKAGQEVVEKALQLYYTAESAETPRWMRVLIYGALAYLIAPLDAIPDFLPAGLTDDLGILAGTLSAVIAHITPEVKKRASEKLDEWFD